The Salipiger abyssi sequence AATGGCGGGATGCTGGTCTCGGTCTTCGCGGTGAGCGCCGATCTCTTCGCGCCGCGCACACGGGCGCGCTTTCAGAGCTATCTGAGCTTCGTCTTCGTCTTCGGCTCGGTCATCGGCCCGACGCTGGGCGGCTTCCTGACGGTCACGCTCGGCTGGCGCTCGATCTTTCTGGTCACCGCGCCGATGGGGCTGATCGCGATCTTCGGCTTTCTGCATTTCATGCCGCAGCACAAATCCGGACGGCAGCCGATCATCGACTATGCCGGCGCGCTGATCCTCGCCATGACGGTGACCACGCTGGTGATCTGGGTCGACAGCGCCCGGCTTTTCGAGGGGTTCGCCAGCCCGCTCAGCCTGACCCTCGGCGCGCTGGCGCTGGCCGGCGCCGCTCTCTGGATCCGCGTCGAGCGCCGCGCCCCCGAACCGGTGGTGCCGCTGACCCTCTTCGCGCAGCGCAATTTCGCGCTGCTGGTGGCGCTGACGCTCTGCAACGGTGCGATCTCGGTCGGGATGATCACCTATTTCGCCTATTTCCTGCAAATGGGCGTCGGCCTGTCGCCCTCTACGGCGGGGCTCTATTTCATCGCCATCACCATCGGCGTGTCGAGCGGCGCGCTGATCGCCGGCCGGCTGATGTCGCGCGATGTGCATTTCACCCGGCCGCTGCGCGCCGCCTTCAGCCTCTGCGCGCTGGTGCTGGGGCTGATCGCCTGGCTGCCGCATGACATGCCGCAGCCCTATCTCGCCGGGCTCTTCGTCATGCAGGGCTTTTCCATGGGGCTGGCGATGAACGCCATCATGCTGGGCGCGCAGCTTTCCGCGCCCGAGGGCGATGTCGGCGCCGCAACCGGGGCGATCTCGCTGGTGCGCACGGTGGGCGCGGCGCTGGCCATCGCCATCTACGGCACGATCATTGCGCTGGGGGTGGCCGGGCTGGAAACCGCCTCCGGCCTCTCGGGCTCGGAGATGACCCCGGCGCTGCTCGAAACGCTGTCGGAAGAGACCCGCCACG is a genomic window containing:
- a CDS encoding MDR family MFS transporter, translating into MPKDSGAYPEKQIASEPGPTRNQLIVFGFLMLTQMIATLDNQIVATALPTIVGDLGQAEHFSWLVSAYVLAQCAVMPVYGKLGDLIGRKTVVIAALVIFTIGSLLCAASWSMTSLISARILQGLGNGGMLVSVFAVSADLFAPRTRARFQSYLSFVFVFGSVIGPTLGGFLTVTLGWRSIFLVTAPMGLIAIFGFLHFMPQHKSGRQPIIDYAGALILAMTVTTLVIWVDSARLFEGFASPLSLTLGALALAGAALWIRVERRAPEPVVPLTLFAQRNFALLVALTLCNGAISVGMITYFAYFLQMGVGLSPSTAGLYFIAITIGVSSGALIAGRLMSRDVHFTRPLRAAFSLCALVLGLIAWLPHDMPQPYLAGLFVMQGFSMGLAMNAIMLGAQLSAPEGDVGAATGAISLVRTVGAALAIAIYGTIIALGVAGLETASGLSGSEMTPALLETLSEETRHEVVRLYSDSFTALFQTASGVALLGLVFACLMRR